A genomic stretch from Microcebus murinus isolate Inina chromosome 19, M.murinus_Inina_mat1.0, whole genome shotgun sequence includes:
- the HSPB1 gene encoding heat shock protein beta-1, with the protein MTERRVPFSLLRGPSWDPFRDWYPAHSRLFEQAFGVPRLAEEWSQWFGTSGWPGYVRPLPAAAAALEAPPAPAFGRALSRQLSSGVSEIRQTADRWRVSLDVNHFAPEELTVKTKDGVVEITGKHEERQDEHGYISRCFTRKYTLPPGVDPTLVSSSLSPEGTLTVEAPLPKPATQSSEITIPVTFEARAQLGGPEAGTSEQSGAK; encoded by the exons ATGACCGAGCGCCGCGTGCCCTTCTCGCTCCTGCGGGGCCCCAGCTGGGACCCTTTCCGCGACTGGTACCCGGCGCACAGCCGCCTCTTCGAGCAGGCCTTCGGGGTGCCCCGGCTGGCCGAGGAGTGGTCGCAGTGGTTCGGCACCAGCGGCTGGCCGGGCTACGTGCGGCCgctgcccgccgccgccgccgcgctcgaGGCGCCCCCGGCGCCCGCCTTCGGCCGCGCGCTCAGCCGGCAGCTCAGCAGCGGCGTCTCGGAGATCCGGCAGACGGCCGACCGCTGGCGCGTGTCCCTGGACGTCAACCACTTCGCCCCCGAGGAGCTGACGGTCAAGACCAAGGACGGCGTGGTGGAGATCACCG GCAAGCACGAAGAGAGACAGGATGAGCATGGCTACATCTCCCGGTGCTTCACCCGGAAATACAC GCTGCCTCCCGGTGTGGACCCCACCCttgtctcctcctccctgtcaCCTGAGGGCACACTCACCGTGGAGGCCCCCCTGCCCAAGCCAGCCACGCAGTCCTCAGAGATCACCATCCCTGTCACCTTCGAGGCACGTGCCCAGCTTGGGGGCCCAGAAGCCGGGACATCCGAGCAGTCTGGAGCCAAGTAA